The DNA sequence TTTATCGTCAGAGTGACCACGGCGAATTATCTCTAGTTGATAAATCTGTTTTTGCCCACATGGAATTCACTCCGACTATGGGTATTCAGCCTTGGCTGGACAATGATGTAGAAGCTTTGATTGCCGAATTAGCTGAACGGCTGGAGCGCGATGTGGCTTGGGTCAGTCAGCGTTATACCGAATTACGGCTGCGAGTGCGTAACGATAATGACATCAAACTCTGGCATTACAACCCTTGGTTTGGAGTGTATGACACGCTGTATTAGAGCGTGTCATACAACTACCTGTTCGGTAGCAAATGAGTCAATAAATGCTCACGCATTATATTTCTGAGCTGCCTGTACAGCAGCATTAGGATTTTAGTCGAGCCGTCTCTAAAATCCTAACATAATATTTATTATTAATACTCACGCTTTATAGGTTGATCTTTTGTGGTTTCTTGGCTAATTTTTGTTTAATGATAATCAAGCAGGCTTCGCTTAAGAGAGGTTCGGGATGGATACAATAAGCTTATCGTCGGCGATAGATGACTACATATCATCGCGGCGCACCAGTCGTCTGGAGACGCGAGCTAAAGAGGCGGAAAAAGAACGTAAGACACTGGCTAACGATCAGTTAGCGTTAATGGCTTGGGAGCAGAAGCAAGCTGATTTGTTAAGGTCTGAGGTTGAAAGATATCTTCCGGCTAATTGGCTGGATGATGCGGCTAAACGGGCCAAGCAAATTACTTTGGTGACTCATGCCCCAAAATACACAAATGGTGATGCTAAAGGCTCTGGCGTACTGGCAGATGTAACGCTGGCTACAGGAGAGTATCTTTGCACGGCTTCCCTATCAGCGTTGAATATCGATGTTGTGGGCAATGCCGCTGCATTAGATGTTGCTAACCTGTTATTGCTGGAGGTCAATGGAGAGCAGTTAGTTGACGTTTTGAGGCGAGGGGATGCATCGCCACTAAGTCCTTTCGCTCGTGATGAGATGCAACTGGCAGAATGGTTGGCAGGTTTCAGACAAGCGTTGGAAAGTGGTGCTCTCAGTTCGCATAAACTCGCTAAACAGATCTATTTTCCTGTGGGGGGAGACAGCTACCATCTGATTAGTCCCCTGTTTGCATCATCCTTAGCTCAGGCTCAGCATGAGCGCATTGAGGGCCAACGTTTTGGTGAGGAAGCAAAAACTGCCAGAGTTGCTCGCAAGAACAGAGAGCCGCACGAAACAGATGTAATCGATTTCCCAAATCTGGCAGTACAGACTTTCGGTGGTACTAAACCACAAAATGTTTCTCTTTTGAATAGTGGCCGTCATGGGAAAGCTTA is a window from the Tolumonas auensis DSM 9187 genome containing:
- the csy1 gene encoding type I-F CRISPR-associated protein Csy1, encoding MDTISLSSAIDDYISSRRTSRLETRAKEAEKERKTLANDQLALMAWEQKQADLLRSEVERYLPANWLDDAAKRAKQITLVTHAPKYTNGDAKGSGVLADVTLATGEYLCTASLSALNIDVVGNAAALDVANLLLLEVNGEQLVDVLRRGDASPLSPFARDEMQLAEWLAGFRQALESGALSSHKLAKQIYFPVGGDSYHLISPLFASSLAQAQHERIEGQRFGEEAKTARVARKNREPHETDVIDFPNLAVQTFGGTKPQNVSLLNSGRHGKAYLLNSQPPRWKSQDKPPADDQAFWRQYGRLVYPKIRELKSYLLFVVDKESTLSIRDRRAELVADLVSELHQLAARIQSQVAGWSLNTSLSITLAHWLDPARDDKEFVEVRLRNDWQQGVGEQFATWLNRQLQNEQLQMKDAEHSIWRKLVERELKLLKGDLEVLA